Genomic DNA from Desulfovibrio sp. JC022:
CTGCTGAAAGATATATTCGCACATAGGAACAACCATGACCAACGCAATGCAAACAATAAAAAAATGGGCTATGGCCGCTGCAATCGGTGCTGCCGGAGCTTTCATCATGCACGATCCGGGTAATCCCAAGATCGCCCTCTACTGGTTTGAAACGATCTTCGCCATCGCGGGTTTCGCCTTTGAGATTATGCCTCTGTTCGCCACAGCGGTATTGTTGCTCATGGCCTACATTGTTACCGGGATCGCCACCCCGGACCTTGCTTTTGTGGGCTGGACCACCCCCATCCCATGGGTCTGCATGTGCGGAATGCTTATCGGCGTACTCATGGAAAAAACCAAGCTTTCCAACCGCATCGCCCTGCTGGCTATCACCCGCATCGGACGCACTCCCCTAAGACTCTACGTCGCCATGATTGTTGCCGGTTACGCCGTTGGTGCCATCATCCCGGATGTCATCACCGTAACCATCCTGTTCATGGCTATTGCCTCGGGCATGTGTTCGGCAATGAAGCTGGATAAGGGTTCCAAAGCCGCAACAACCCTGATTATGGCCGCTTTCTTCGGTGCCACCGTCCCGGCCACCAACTACCTGCCCAATAACGTCGGTATTGTCGGCCTGCTCATGGTCAAGGATATGGGCGTCCCCATTGAATGGCTGAGCTTCTTTATTGAGAACATCGCTTTCGCCCTGCTTGTAGGTGTTGCCTGTGTGGGAATCCTGCACTTCTTCGGTTCAAAGGAACTGGGCAAATACATGGACCAATGCCTTGAGCACGCCAGCGAGAATCTCGCCTCCATGGGGTCCATCACCCGTGACGAGAAGAAAACCCTGATGCTGACCACACTGGCCCTTGCCGCTTTTGCCACTGAAACACTGCACGGCATTCCCGGTTACTACGCTTTCTGCGCCGTGGTCCTGCTGGGTTTTACCCCGCTCTTCAATCTGCTCAAGAAAGAAGACGTGGCTCAGGTTCAATTCTCCATCCTCTTCTTCATTGTCGGGTGTATGGCTATCGGTATTGTAGCCGGAAGCCTCGGTATTCCCGCATGGATGGCCGGAAAGATTGTGCCATACCTCGAAAGTGTCCAGAGTCTGGCCGGTTCATCACTGCTGGCCTACTGCACCGGGATTCTCGCCAACTTTGCTCTGACACCTGTTGCCGCGGCCACATCGTTGAGTATCCCGCTGGCTGAAATCGCCACCACCCTTGGCATGGACATTAAGCCGCTGCTGTACAGCTTCTTCTACGGATTGGACCAGTTCCTCTTCCCGTACGAGCTTGCCGCCGCGCTGATCATGTTCGCCACCGGATACGTACGCATGCGCTACCTGATGCTGATCATGGCAATCAGAATGCTTTGCGGAGCCGTTGCGGTCTGGATTGTAGCCTCCACCTACTGGCAGTGGATTTTCTAAACACATCTTCATAAAAGGCGGGCTGCATTTCTGCGGCCCGCCTTACCCTAATTATCAAATCAAATTTAAATTACTGAAGGTCTACCGTGACCGTTCAGGAGATATTTTCATGTCTAAAACCCTTCTTCTCGTGGCCCTTGCCGTGGTTCACATCATCTGGGGCGGCGGGTTCATCGTCCTCAAAATGGTGCAGGAAACCTTTACTCTGGAACAGATTCTTCTGGGCCGGGTACTTTTCGCTTCCCTTCTCTATCTCATCCTCTGGTCACGCATTCCCAAGCCTGTATATCAAAAAGGTGACTGGAAAATGCTCCTGCTTCTTGCGCTTTGCGAACCATTCCTGCTCTTCACCTTTGAAACTCTCGGGTTGCAATACACATCCGCATCACAGGGCGGAATGATCGTCGCCTGCGTACCCATGACCGTGGCTATCGGGGCTTATGTTGTTTACAAAGAAAAAATCAGCCGCCGCTGCATGGCCGGAATCCTGTTTGCTGTTGTGGGTGTAGGCATTGTCTCTGCTTTCGGGGAAGCCAACGAACACGGTAGTAATCCGCTGCTGGGGAACTTCTTCATCTTCTGCGCTACGCTATCCGCCACCTGCTATGCCCTGACCGTAAAGCATCTCGCCGCCCGCTACCACTTCATGTATCTCTCGGCCATTCAGGTCTTCGGGGCCACCATTTTGTTTCTGCCCGGTGCAATCATGTCTCCCATGCCGGAGAACCTGAATTGGCAGGCCTTCGGCGCACTGGTCTATCTGGGACTGGGTATCACCTTTCTGGTCTATTTCGTCATCAACTACGCCCTGACCAAAATCAAGGCCGCCCACGTAATCCTATTCTCCAACCTGATCCCGGTGGCAACCCTCGTCCTTGCCTTCCTGATCCTCGACGAAACGCTCACACCCGTGCAATACGGCGGAGCCGCTCTCGTTCTGGGAGGCATGTTTCTGGCTGGATCTCCTGATTCAGTGGAATAATCAGCAGCCAAAGCACAAATCCGTACTGACAAAGCTCTGTCCGGGATAAATTCAGGAGCTGTCCATGAATCCATCCCTGTAATAAGAATTTGCGGGAGCGCAGGAAATAACCCTGCAC
This window encodes:
- a CDS encoding SLC13 family permease produces the protein MTNAMQTIKKWAMAAAIGAAGAFIMHDPGNPKIALYWFETIFAIAGFAFEIMPLFATAVLLLMAYIVTGIATPDLAFVGWTTPIPWVCMCGMLIGVLMEKTKLSNRIALLAITRIGRTPLRLYVAMIVAGYAVGAIIPDVITVTILFMAIASGMCSAMKLDKGSKAATTLIMAAFFGATVPATNYLPNNVGIVGLLMVKDMGVPIEWLSFFIENIAFALLVGVACVGILHFFGSKELGKYMDQCLEHASENLASMGSITRDEKKTLMLTTLALAAFATETLHGIPGYYAFCAVVLLGFTPLFNLLKKEDVAQVQFSILFFIVGCMAIGIVAGSLGIPAWMAGKIVPYLESVQSLAGSSLLAYCTGILANFALTPVAAATSLSIPLAEIATTLGMDIKPLLYSFFYGLDQFLFPYELAAALIMFATGYVRMRYLMLIMAIRMLCGAVAVWIVASTYWQWIF
- a CDS encoding DMT family transporter, coding for MSKTLLLVALAVVHIIWGGGFIVLKMVQETFTLEQILLGRVLFASLLYLILWSRIPKPVYQKGDWKMLLLLALCEPFLLFTFETLGLQYTSASQGGMIVACVPMTVAIGAYVVYKEKISRRCMAGILFAVVGVGIVSAFGEANEHGSNPLLGNFFIFCATLSATCYALTVKHLAARYHFMYLSAIQVFGATILFLPGAIMSPMPENLNWQAFGALVYLGLGITFLVYFVINYALTKIKAAHVILFSNLIPVATLVLAFLILDETLTPVQYGGAALVLGGMFLAGSPDSVE